In Nicotiana tabacum cultivar K326 chromosome 17, ASM71507v2, whole genome shotgun sequence, one DNA window encodes the following:
- the LOC107759644 gene encoding patatin-like protein 2, whose product MGRTFVAAITLLVILHVLQPVMVSAATKGKIVTVLSIDGGGIRGIIPGTLLAFLESKLQDIDGPNARIADYFDVVAGTSTGGLISTMLTAPNKDNRPLYAAKNITNFYMEHGSKIFPESSRSGFVKRITNLFGGPKYDGKYLKTLVKSILGNLTMKQTLTQTVIPAFDIKLLQPIVFTTADAKAHVSRDALLSDICLSTSAAPTYFPVHYFETKDAQGKTRTFDLIDGGVAANNPTLVAISHISKEIMLGKSQYEGMEPMDCKKMMVLSLGTGIGKEEKKYSAAVASSWGVLGWLYNNGASPLLDVFGDASADIVDIHLSTMFQSLQNEKSYLRIQDDSLTGEAASMDVSTTKNMKTLVQMGNDLLKKPVSRVNLDTGRYEQVSGEGTNEEALIRFAKLLSEQRKLRQPVEEFTSTRKILQESVKHQ is encoded by the exons ATGGGTAGAACTTTTGTAGCTGCAATAACTTTGTTAGTGATTCTACATGTCCTACAACCTGTTATGGTATCTGCTGCTACAAAAGGAAAGATAGTAACAGTTTTGAGCATAGATGGAGGTGGCATCAGAGGCATTATTCCTGGCACCCTTCTTGCTTTCCTTGAATCCAAGCTTCAG GACATAGATGGACcgaatgcaagaattgcagactATTTTGATGTTGTAGCTGGAACGAGCACAGGTGGACTAATAAGCACCATGCTCACAGCTCCAAACAAGGATAATCGCCCTTTATATGCAGCGAAAAATATTACCAATTTCTATATGGAGCACGGCTCTAAAATCTTTCCTGAGAGCAG CCGCAGCGGCTTTGTCAAGAGAATCACAAATTTATTTGGGGGCCCAAAGTATGACGGAAAATATCTAAAAACATTGGTTAAGTCAATATTAGGCAATCTTACTATGAAGCAAACATTGACTCAAACAGTCATCCCAGCTTTTGATATCAAGCTCCTTCAACCTATCGTCTTCACAACTGCTGAT GCCAAAGCTCACGTCTCTAGGGATGCTCTACTATCTGACATCTGCCTTAGTACCTCTGCAGCACCCACCTATTTCCCTGTACATTATTTTGAGACCAAGGATGCTCAAGGGAAAACACGTACATTTGATCTCATTGATGGAGGTGTAGCTGCAAATAATCCA ACTCTAGTGGCAATTAGTCACATTTCGAAAGAAATCATGTTAGGGAAATCCCAATACGAGGGCATGGAACCAATGGACTGTAAGAAAATGATGGTTCTGTCATTGGGGACTGGTATAGGGAAGGAGGAAAAGAAGTATAGCGCAGCCGTGGCTTCCTCGTGGGGTGTACTTGGTTGGTTGTACAACAATGGTGCAAGTCCATTGCTAGACGTTTTTGGTGATGCAAGTGCTGATATTGTAGATATACACCTTTCCACCATGTTTCAGTCCCTTCAAAACGAAAAGAGCTATCTTCGAATTCAG GATGATAGTTTGACCGGGGAGGCTGCATCTATGGATGTTTCAACCACAAAGAACATGAAAACACTTGTGCAAATGGGTAATGATCTATTAAAGAAGCCTGTGTCAAGAGTTAACTTAGACACCGGTCGCTATGAACAAGTTTCTGGTGAGGGGACCAATGAAGAAGCTCTTATTCGCTTTGCTAAGTTGCTTTCAGAGCAAAGAAAACTTCGACAGCCAGTGGAGGAGTTCACCTCCACTAGGAAAATACTCCAAGAATCTGTCAAACACCAATAA